A stretch of DNA from Tigriopus californicus strain San Diego chromosome 11, Tcal_SD_v2.1, whole genome shotgun sequence:
AGGAAAGTCCTTTTTTCTTTATAATCTGTATTAACCTTCTGTAAGAAAATTAGTAGCTTATAACTTTACCGTACCTCATTAGATACTTCATTTTCGTTATCAATTCAAAGGATGTCATTGCATTCATAAAAAAGGCACATGAAATGAAACGTAAACTCTAAAATGTTCACTAGTATGAATTGTCAGGGAACGCAGGACCTTTTTGAGGGCAAAGTATTGAATATCAATGTTCTGCAGTAGGGCTGGTTGGTTTATGATCAATGGCTTTACAATGaagtttcaaaagtatttttggcATTGCCTCAAGAAATTGTTATTATTTGAACAATCTAAAGGTTAACTAAATCTAGTTTGTTGATGAAAACAGTAAAACCATTATAAGatcattcaaaaaagtgagGTGATAACAAAAAGCGTTAATTTCATAGGGATGGTTTGGttttatttgttcaatttgctgggCACCAATTAGGTGTTGTGCCCAAATTTTATTGTAGACAGTCATGAGTACCCAGTTAAGCTTTACGAGGTCAAGTAATAACTATCATGATAACCCATGCCCTTTGTCTCAGAATTCATAATCTAATGGTTTgtccatgaaaatgacactatGCTTTAAGGTTTTTTACGACAAAAGtgacccccccaaaaaaactaATTCCAAACCTATTTGAATATGCAATCAGAAAATAATTTGTATGTTTTTAACCCtttaaagactttttgaattgatttcaaacgattattaagaaatgttttttgctactttgtgCTTTTCTGTTAATGAAAGATCGTTTTACAATGACTTCCTACAAAAGTAGGCCAATCTTAAGAGCCCTACTACCGAGGTGGGCCAAATCCAGCAACCCGTACAGATAATTTAGTGAACTGCAGAAAACCTCAAGATTGTGTCGAACGCTGTGTTTGATAACAATAAAAATGGCTATTTTGTTGGATTATATTTTGCTTGgctttcttggctttgaaatgttGCATTTGCAATGCTGTTTAGCTTACCTGTCACCATGGTTAAAGGCTCCTCaattgaatataaggttggactaaaataattcatttataacaattttgtcaagtaGAGTGGGGTCAGGAAATTGATTATCTGTATAATTGGGAGTGTTACATAATATTTCCCAATTTTTCACATTCCTGTGACCTATGATCACAGCCAAGCCACATCATGATTCAATTGACTTTTCGGTAATCAAATAAGTTTTGTTACAAAATTCAAAGAGtcaaaaatcattatttgGTGCAGTTATGTCACTGTATTAgtatcttggctcaatatcagaatactatttgctttaaaaagccttcaaattgaaagaaatgacaaatttgatttacaTATGGTGCAGGTTGGCTGGGCATCTGTCTACAATattgatgtgatcaatctgcttgtgcctcaaactttcaaaccagtactgcctAGTTTGATCTtgagggctagtcagagaaacgacactgAAGAGATTTCTGAgaattttttggctcccttgcggctgcctggtgtgtgcgatagggatcggctttgaacacatttagttacgtgattctcaaaatcaagttccgaattcagggagccagtgagttgatggcttgtttgtctgctttggttgaaactctaacgcaagagaagtcgatcagcctgacaccctgctgcccaactaccaaaatgtgttcaaagcataGTCTCAAGCGGCTTGGTTGGggtgacttttctctgacaagccctcttttttgatccaatctggattttttggggtcagaaaatgtacgTTCTCTTGACCTAAAAGAATCCagtttggatcaaacttggcagtgcTGGTTTAAAActttgaggcgcaggcagattgatcacatcagtagtctattcggacatttaggctAGCACCGgcaccagcaaacaaacttgcctgccaatgccagcgCTGCAAAATAAAACTAGTtaaacgaagctgaccttttcTCATAAAGCATTGTGaatgaagggtcagcttctcgaaaacgtgtttgaagctccaaacttgcatcactgacactggtaccagcaaacaaacgaacctgccagagcttgcctaaacatTCCATGGAGCacggtagtagtggagtggagtggatcttcgaccgagctttccactccactactgacgtactccaaGAACATTCCCATAATTGAGAAATGTAAAGCTTTGAGATTTCATACTAGggcgccctctggttctatcatgaagtaagtgtcaccacacaTCTTACTTATGACAAAATGCTGgtaccaaatattttttttgtatcttttgcaaatttttgtcactttccaTGTACCGTCAACTTTTAGCAAATGCATGTTGGACTGAAATTGTttaaaataattgtcgaacgatGTCCTACGATCGCGAACAAtcttgtcaatgaagatttggaagcactggaagagctaaaatcatggtagttcttgccgcgattgtggcgcagcgTGGCTAGCTCACgcagctgaaatccgatcctGGACTTTACCCGTCTCTATAGTACTCCATGCAATGACAGCAGCTGCTTGTCTTCACATTCAATTATCAAGGGCAATAAATACCATCTTCACTCAAACGTGGTCATAAGTGTAAAATATGAGGTATTCTTCTGGAGACTAAAGGCGATGAATACAGCTTGTTCACATTAGAACATATTGATTCGTTTGGCAGGAACCCATTTGATGACGTTAGGGCATAGCTTTGGGAAGTCTCTTGTACTTTTGAGCCAAAGGCGGGCTTATCACATAACTTTATTAAGATTCCAGGTCATTTAgtctgaaaagaaattgttcctCTGTGAATTTTGTTATAAAATGCAATATTTCTGCTCATTAATATACATAAAACACAACGTTTTAGACAGGAAAAGCTGCTTTATACTTTTGgtgcttcctttttttcactcacactttgaattgatttgtttaaaaacttTTGTCAGTCCAACTTCATCGTTCGTCCTACGGACCCGTGTAACAAATAAGAATGACCGACAAAACCTATATTATGATTAATGACATTCACCCCAATAACGataataaaaagaagaagaaaaaacgaTACTATAGTTAAAGATTTCGCTTCTTCACCAAGATCAAGTGTAATGTATactcgttcatttttttgcaccattttgataatGGAATTACATTCAATAGTACTACAATTAAAGCATATGACATAAAGACAAGTCATGCTATTCTATTAgtattacaaaaaaatgacattatggcaaaaagaaaagtgtcaaaaaaaGCTCATAAAATTGAAGTtaagagtttttttaaagtcaattgggTAAACAAATAAGATTTGGATCggattttgcaaaaaaagtcgGATAATAGTCAGTTTAAGCAAATATATCTCtgattcggattcagattcggattcgagaaaaatttcggattcggattcgttCAGATTGGGCAGAtctctcggattcggatttagcagaaaatttcggattcggattcgttCGGATTGGGCAGAtctctcggattcggatttaGCAGAAAATTTCGGATTTGAATTCGGTCGGATTGGGAAAAACTTCTCGCATTCGGATCACAAAAGAtcacttcggatcggattcggagaccCTGTCGGATTCGATTCAAAGGTCTAGAACGAAGTCACATGAATTCggctgaaaatgaattgcCATTCTACCGATGATCGCcaaattccattttcattcgAAAGGCTCTCGTTTCAGATCGGGCCCACTCAGCCTACCTTTGGGTCCAACCTCAGCATATACGACAGTGAGGCTACGTGTGCCTGACACTTTTTTGATCGGACTACGGGAGGATAAGAGTGAGCCAACACGCACGCAGATTCAAAAGCGAAGAGGAACGTCACAACCAACTGTTAGCCAATTCGTCCTTAGGTTCCTCCATCCAGTGCACCGTGTGTACGTGTATGTATGTGGGGgtgtatgtatatatgtatgtatgtaccaGGGTCGATTTGAAGGCATGGAGAAGGCCGCCGAGGGCCCCGTTCAGGGCAGAGGACTCTCACCGCACCGCACCGACCAGGAGTGACCCGCTGCAATAATCATGACCCCCCAATGCTCATAGCGTGTGCTTTTCTCCTTGCCCGTGCGGTGCCCGGTCGGTCCATCCCACTAAGGGCCTCTGAGAAGGAAGGGACATTCGCTCTCTCTCGAATCCAATTCTCTGCCTGAATGTATTATATACAGTATGTAGGTAAAGACCTGCTGTTCTGGATATCGCATACtcacacactctctctctcgctcgctcgctcgctcgctcgcttgCCTATAAACTGTACATAAAGCCGAGAAGGACGTTAGTGAGGTCCTCCCCAATCGTTTGGGTTGCAAAGTCCGTGTTCCTTCAGTTTCCGCTCATCTTTCGCTTTGCTTGGCTACGTACGGATTGGCATTCAAACTGTTGCATCCGTTGTTTTATTTCTGATACCACCGATACCTAAACTCATCCTCCTAGGACCTGGTAGTGCGCCTCAAAATCACCATGCTTAGACACGCTTCATCCCTTATGGTGAGCCTGTTGCTCGGTATTGTTGCTGTCCATGCCAATTGGAAACTTCGTCAGGTAAGTACAATCCTATTTGTTTTGGTTATCCTGACCAGTTGCAACAAACCAATGACGATTCGTTATTAAAGTGACTGTTCGGCATTGAAATGTTAGTTGACGAGCAATCTGATCCAACTATTGAGCTCACACCTGAGCTTTCATGCATTCACGATGATTGATAGGCCCTTTTGATGCTTTCATGTGTGCTTGCAGTTTGCACCTTTGAGATTCTCATCATTttgatcttccttttttttacagGGTAGTCACATTAAGGCGACTCCGCCCTTGGAGGGCATTAATGTAGATTATTTTGCCAATCAGCTCCAAAATGAAAACGATTTCATGAAGCACTTGAATACCATCCTCATCCCTCGCGTACCTGACACACCCGGGAGCACCATCGTGCGTGAGGTAAGATCAAACCATCTAATAGTCACTTTGAATTATTGTCGATTCCATTTTTGAGAACtgctttttgccttttcatcaAATATGTCCTTATAAAAGCTTGGCCCAAGCGAACTCGTTGGGCTATCAAATCAAGTGTCATTGAAGGCAAATCAACGGCGAAATGATCCCTTTTGAACTAGTTACGACGACACACAAAATAATGAGACACGAATTTTTGATATAGGAACTAGATCTGGGTAAAACGGTTCAAACCCAATCTCGTTCAAACATGAATGTGCATTTCCATATACAGGCCATACTTGGTATTGAAATTACGATTTTGTGATGTTCCCACATCAAAGACTCTTTGGAAGCACTGCTATGTTGCTCCATCCGAATGAAGATGAATGACCCGTCTTGTGCTTGTTGTCCCCTTTGTAATGAGGAAGAAAGCCAAGCTTCCGCTCTCTTGACTAGATCCCTTCGAAGACCCGACGAATGCCCAGTGGTATCTTACTTAACTCACGCCCTACTAGTTTGGTGCCATTCGTGTCATGGGTTGATTATCCCCCCTTCACTCAAGAGTCTCGAGTCACTCATGACTCTGAGTCATTATCGTCATTAGAGCCCCGGTTCGGTTTCTCTCAACTCCCCACCCACACGGCATCCACAGCACGGCATCCAAAccttccttcattttggatcTATTCGTTTCGTTTCAGCACATTTCTAATACTCTCAAGGAACTTGGGTGGGATGTCGAGATCCTGCAACACACGCAGCAAACTCCCGTCGGCCAGAAGACTTTCCGCAATGTGGTGGCCACTTTCGACTCGAATGCGCCTCGTCGATTGGTCTTGGCTTGTCATTATGACACGCTCGTGAAACCTCAAAATTTCCTCGGTCTCACGGACTCTGCGGTGCCGTGTGCACAAATGTTAAATTTAGCCGTCACTCTGAAGAGGGATCTCCAGGATGATAAGAACGGGGTAAGTTCCGCGTCCATAAAAGATACGATTAGTTCCAGTAGGTCTTTGAAACAACAATCTACAAACAAGGTTATTTTTACATGCATTCGATCATGTATTACGAATCGTAAGaccactgactgactgaatgcCTAAATATAGATATTGGCGTCATGAAGTCTCGGAACTACTTCGTTGGATTGTGGTATAGATAGGAGAAGATCCAGCATTGACTGACGCACCTAGATGAGcgtaaacaaattttgagattaCAGACATGGTCGCAACAACTCAATCTACGCTATAGACTGATATTATCTCTTGATTCCGCATTGGTTTATATAACTGTGATTGGGGTTTCAGCCttgttttgaatccaaacGTTGGGTGAGTACGGTAATAAAGACGGGTACTGTTTTGTCTTCGGGGTGAAGGGCGTCACGATCATGCTAAACATTGGGAGCTCCGAGTCCGAGGGTCACATGATTTCTTTGTTGTGCTTCTTATTTGTAGTGGCGTCGACCGATCGGATCTAAATCAACTAACCCATCTTGATTCCAGCAACATGAGCTGACCCtgcaattgatatttttcgaTGGGGAGGAGGC
This window harbors:
- the LOC131890337 gene encoding glutaminyl-peptide cyclotransferase-like isoform X1 — protein: MLRHASSLMVSLLLGIVAVHANWKLRQGSHIKATPPLEGINVDYFANQLQNENDFMKHLNTILIPRVPDTPGSTIVREHISNTLKELGWDVEILQHTQQTPVGQKTFRNVVATFDSNAPRRLVLACHYDTLVKPQNFLGLTDSAVPCAQMLNLAVTLKRDLQDDKNGPCFESKRWQHELTLQLIFFDGEEAFNRWSSTDSTYGSRRLAQDWDRKIFSHEGVDARTLERIDLFVLLDLIGTSDVQFVSLKRNTQKWYNRFVRIEKQLKNGKALVQYNRPIFKDQSSFFASVEDDHVPFEKRGVPILHLISVPFPSVWHKSSDNFQAFDPATTSNINKILRVFVAEYLQLGQ
- the LOC131890337 gene encoding glutaminyl-peptide cyclotransferase-like isoform X2 yields the protein MLRHASSLMVSLLLGIVAVHANWKLRQGSHIKATPPLEGINVDYFANQLQNENDFMKHLNTILIPRVPDTPGSTIVREHISNTLKELGWDVEILQHTQQTPVGQKTFRNVVATFDSNAPRRLVLACHYDTLVKPQNFLGLTDSAVPCAQMLNLAVTLKRDLQDDKNGQHELTLQLIFFDGEEAFNRWSSTDSTYGSRRLAQDWDRKIFSHEGVDARTLERIDLFVLLDLIGTSDVQFVSLKRNTQKWYNRFVRIEKQLKNGKALVQYNRPIFKDQSSFFASVEDDHVPFEKRGVPILHLISVPFPSVWHKSSDNFQAFDPATTSNINKILRVFVAEYLQLGQ